In the genome of Vanacampus margaritifer isolate UIUO_Vmar chromosome 1, RoL_Vmar_1.0, whole genome shotgun sequence, one region contains:
- the LOC144062632 gene encoding uncharacterized protein LOC144062632 isoform X1, whose product MSIDGFYFTHRGLVLTKETHSQESVRFFVQEFTLKMMTPLPSRIQNQVVIFFFAAEHSHDRVGLDASFFGLKSACPSACARATAMTTDVFTLAREETNATTPTEDKKVDAHAAFWMDPLTSLSIDFKSLIGKNLLSESVLPSGIHPVPADQARPGTSLAPASGYCKNPSPELQKVLVVPTARGKVTSNDKPLDSELNRLSSFLNLPWISPYTDATMYPFLDMAYKASLLAQSSPFIYQQLAYQSLCHMAESGSPEDRLFYFPQYIPTHVSSQSEPDFRIYSSTPAALSFMRTLQGPLAVNTTIHQDTPSSAFHFDECHLNNDRAKSYFPASTKTGSTSNSSSACAPVNNSVPASASVLPPVSTTVESWRNPKRSTASSTELSGFSPFYIDKSSELDSLNQTSISRRNVSSPDHCRAERSMSPARASVDRKVHQIPLDLSAKKMKGSSNGFQSKLDILTQLNYGLQAGDEQRLKEGVFPPAPMLAKSPEFPKAINSLPSTLNLDKDAHLLQNQSLPGTRTFQVGSPSSQGFPKSFHSTKLGRQTVCVANSKQAHTFSGKQKLSKVEGQDNRLNFPKQQQTRVELGSTSRQSQTDSFIPLGLGYSNGYLPYSITDNVSLQHMSIPSKGLGHRHPVLLSHSSGPTHTSTKQNLPRRFDSQGVLSPVSTHRDLKELSNRSLSKTYNVDQNRSQESQQKPSQTKKPDSEHSNTSSKQASNQTLKSFCKQFNMVSDNIVCVDVPFEGVDELSSNHDKDFLASQTAGQQGLQAPTSQPHPRFHTYSSPPPSPSEEISMRDSQSPSQDLPDEETMHCARTCPEQFSKKRQIGAPCGSNSFPGVEHGPDGLDESDDEDQVNRNPSSICASKECSHAFSSTTQFLDSPLVGCSSRSDASVCTSKTTTCGDTPLQVPADGVNTKTESCVSINQSEQNPANDDQIIVLRPPACGRDVSDCLGQDLLLENDHRISIFSEAVKNTEEIMDVQVGEGKDIGTSISIEPVSSSLDGQPKCETEEPCVSLSSALHQEQCKLKENQDDETTVAAGEAELADGQCCDAGGGEGGWMELCQQNEGRGAAPTPSAHVEAQKGTQPSNLPVTPVYHHANNFVDKDGSSTEDQNEESCKEERQGALSTNNTRRNKPSSVMGLKSLDVNMATNRKHMFSLEPFHQSSISGRWMKRRRTEDIGIKKTFNNDATLEDMNGQKGCMELNGPSFKKPRLPNDDVKVPMASSLGLPRSPRQIGSPGLRQPSHVTSSRLQEKHQKLRANRRVSSLPPFSSDDDSNKPTGKHPCKTKHTSEAVEEANEEGGDVEDRMVQVSSDTSSPPPQPNLAVEPLPSELRRLIVNKQAGETPLQHAARLGDEEAVLSCLQLRLCNINNRDNAGYCALHEACTRGWLAIVRHLVEHGADVNCSAQDGTRPLHDAIENNHLEVVRFLLACGADPTLTSFSGRGPINMTKSVAMETFLEEYLADLQGRPEGDSGICWDFYGSSVCEPSDEGGLYNILADPPGPEEEEEEEEGETAQRVRREEFEFELSDRPLLPCYTLQVSPSMGPRNWLLLADVLARLRMTPRAFNHLFPHLEVCTIPEAEFYCQTSLSQLRTHPAQQASFRPDAKNFLELVEATPEMAAALGSSLEFVGNRQRPETVPSPSLAPSPSSSPTVPVLPEHATIDEALQGQSQRCSSVAAVEMKTDASKWVTHNQVAPSHTHPKEAVNMLEAKNKDCASPVSKTDFGVWEVQHLQNRVPVGINCGSKEKLQCGEISENTERNHHSQNEDSEGVPTVVGEGFKKVSATEQKCPTLRVCNGLTVKMDAAWRRNLSNVRVHIRDLGIKFTKGLTPSNVVDYRKVVDEVTETKVTQFKNQTGR is encoded by the exons GTGGATGCTCACGCTGCTTTCTGGATGGACCCGCTTACCTCCCTCAGTATAGACTTCAAGTCTCTGATAGGAAAAAACCTCCTTAGCGAAAGTGTTCTCCCTTCAGGTATACATCCTGTCCCTGCAGACCAGGCCCGACCTGGCACATCACTTGCACCAGCTTCTGGATATTGCAAGAACCCCTCGCCAGAGCTGCAAAAAGTACTGGTTGTCCCTACAGCTAGAGGCAAAGTCACATCCAATGACAAGCCTCTGGATTCGGAACTGAATCGTCTCAGCAGCTTCCTGAATCTCCCTTGGATCAGTCCTTACACTGATGCAACCATGTACCCCTTTCTTGACATGGCGTACAAGGCCTCATTACTGGCCCAGTCATCTCCATTCATATACCAGCAGCTAGCATACCAGTCTCTGTGCCATATGGCAGAAAGCGGATCACCCGAAGACAGACTCTTTTACTTCCCCCAGTACATTCCGACACATGTTTCTTCCCAATCAGAGCCTGACTTCAGAATATATTCATCCACCCCAGCTGCCCTCTCATTCATGCGCACATTGCAGGGACCTCTGGCCGTCAACACCACTATCCACCAGGATACTCCATCTTCTGCTTTTCACTTTGATGAGTGCCATCTTAACAATGATCGTGCAAAGTCCTATTTCCCTGCTTCCACCAAGACTGGTTCTACAAGCAACAGTAGCTCTGCTTGTGCCCCAGTTAACAATTCAGTTCCTGCTTCTGCCTCAGTGTTGCCACCAGTATCAACAACTGTTGAGTCTTGGAGGAATCCAAAAAGGAGCACTGCATCGTCAACCGAACTTTCCGGGTTTTCTCCTTTCTACATTGACAAAAGCTCTGAACTAGACTCCTTGAACCAAACCAGCATCAGCCGACGAAACGTCTCTAGCCCAGATCACTGCAGAGCTGAGAGGTCCATGTCACCTGCAAGGGCATCAGTAGACAGAAAAGTGCATCAAATACCTTTAGACCTTTCTGCCAAGAAGATGAAAGGCTCGTCAAACGGGTTCCAGTCTAAATTAGACATCTTAACCCAGCTGAATTATGGACTACAGGCTGGTGACGAGCAACGCCTAAAAGAAGGCGTTTTTCCTCCTGCTCCTATGTTAGCAAAGAGCCCAGAATTTCCAAAAGCAATTAATTCTCTGCCCTCCACTTTGAATTTGGATAAGGATGCACATCTTTTACAAAATCAAAGCTTACCTGGCACAAGAACATTTCAGGTTGGCAGCCCGTCCTCACAAGGATTTCCTAAATCATTCCACTCCACAAAGTTGGGCCGGCAAACAGTGTGTGTGGCAAACAGTAAACAGGCACACACATTCTCTGGAAAACAAAAGCTTTCCAAGGTCGAAGGTcaagacaaccgactaaatttCCCCAAGCAACAACAGACACGTGTGGAACTGGGATCCACTTCCAGACAAAGTCAAACTGACTCTTTTATTCCACTGGGTTTAGGTTACAGCAATGGCTACCTTCCGTACTCGATTACAGACAATGTGTCCTTGCAGCACATGTCCATACCAAGCAAAGGACTTGGCCACCGCCACCCCGTCCTCCTTAGCCACAGCAGTGGTCCAACTCACACGTCTACGAAACAGAATCTTCCACGCAGATTTGATTCACAGGGTGTTTTATCTCCTGTCTCAACTCACAGAGATCTCAAAGAACTCTCAAACAGGTCTCTGTCAAAAACCTACAATGTAGACCAAAACAGAAGCCAAGAAAGCCAGCAAAAGCCAAGCCAGACCAAGAAACCAGATTCCGAGCACAGCAATACTAGCAGCAAACAGGCTTCAAATCAAACCTTAAAATCTTTTTGCAAACAGTTCAACATGGTTAGCGACAACATAGTTTGTGTTGACGTGCCTTTTGAAGGAGTTGATGAGTTATCCTCCAATCACGACAAAGATTTCCTGGCCAGCCAGACCGCAGGGCAACAGGGCTTACAAGCCCCCACATCCCAGCCACATCCTCGTTTTCACACATATTCGTCACCTCCTCCATCTCCCAGTGAGGAGATCTCAATGCGAGATTCTCAAAGTCCATCTCAAGACCTCCCAGACGAGGAGACGATGCATTGTGCCCGAACGTGTCCTGAACAGTTTTCAAAAAAGAGGCAAATTGGAGCCCCATGTGGTTCTAACAGCTTTCCGGGAGTAGAACACGGTCCTGATGGACTTGATGAAAGTGATGACGAGGACCAAGTCAATCGGAACCCCTCAAGTATCTGTGCAAGTAAAGAATGTTCTCATGCCTTCTCCAGTACCACCCAATTCCTGGATAGTCCACTTGTTGGATGCAGCTCTCGTTCAGATGCTTCAGTTTGTACTAGTAAGACAACAACATGTGGGGATACCCCGCTGCAGGTCCCAGCTGATGGAGTCAACACCAAAACTGAGTCATGTGTCTCCATCAACCAAAGTGAACAAAACCCGGCAAATGACGACCAAATCATTGTTCTAAGGCCTCCTGCATGTGGACGCGATGTCAGTGACTGCTTGGGTCAAGATCTTTTGCTGGAAAATGATCACAGAATCAGCATCTTTAGCGAAGCTGTGAAGAACACCGAGGAGATCATGGATGTCCAGGTTGGTGAGGGGAAGGATATCGGCACCAGCATCTCCATAGAACCTGTTTCTAGCTCTTTGGACGGTCAACCAAAATGTGAGACCGAGGAACCTTGTGTTTCCCTGTCCAGCGCGCTTCATCAAGAGCAGTGTAAG CTGAAGGAAAACCAGGATGACGAGACGACGGTGGCAGCAGGGGAGGCTGAGCTGGCAGACGGCCAGTGTTGCGACGCGGGTGGGGGCGAAGGGGGATGGATGGAGCTCTGCCAGCAGAATGAGGGGAGGGGAGCAGCCCCCACTCCTTCAGCCCATGTTGAAGCACAGAAAG GTACACAACCATCAAACCTTCCTGTCACACCTGTGTACCACCATGCCAACAACTTTGTAGACAAGGATGGGTCCTCAACAGAGGACCAAAATGAAGAAAGTTGCAAAGAAGAAAGGCAAGGAGCTCTTTCCACAAACAATACTCGCAGGAACAAACCATCCTCTGTGATGGGCCTCAAAAGTTTGGATGTTAACATGGCGACAAATCGCAAGCACATGTTCAGCCTGGAGCCATTTCACCAGAGCAGTATCAGTGGTCGCTGGATGAAGCGAAGAAGAACGGAAGACATCGGGATAAAAAAGACCTTTAACAATG ATGCGACTCTTGAAGACATGAACGGGCAAAAAGGTTGCATGGAGCTGAATGGCCCCTCCTTCAAAAAGCCCCGCCTACCCAATGATGACGTTAAAG tCCCCATGGCCTCGTCTTTGGGGTTACCTCGTTCCCCAAGACAGATTGGCAGTCCTGGCCTCAGGCAGCCCTCCCACGTGACCTCCTCCCGCCTCCAGGAGAAGCATCAGAAGCTGAGGGCGAACCGCAGAGTCTCGTCACTCCCCCCGTTCTCATCAGATGACGACTCGAATAAGCCCACGGGGAAACATCCATGCAAGACCAAGCACACAAGTGAGGCAGTGGAGGAGGCAAATGAGGAAGGAGGTGATGTAGAGGACAGGATGGTGCAG GTTTCATCCGACACAAGCTCGCCACCTCCGCAGCCAAACCTTGCAGTTGAACCTTTGCCCTCAGAATTGCGTCGTCTAATTGTGAATAAACAAGCAGGAGAAACGCCGCTGCAGCACGCTGCCCGACTAGGAGACGAG GAGGCGGTGCTCTCCTGTCTGCAGCTGAGGCTCTGCAACATCAACAACAGAGACAATGCTGGCTATTGCGCCTTGCACGAGGCCTGCACTCGAGGCTGGCTCGCGATTgtgcgccacctggtggaacaTGGGGCAGACGTCAACTGCAGCGCTCAGGATGGAACCAG GCCGCTACATGACGCTATTGAGAACAACCACCTGGAGGTGGTACGTTTCCTGCTGGCCTGTGGCGCCGACCCTACCCTGACCTCTTTCTCCGGACGAGGACCAATAAACATGACCAAGagtgttgccatggaaaccttCTTAGAAG AATATCTCGCTGATCTCCAGGGAAGGCCGGAAGGTGATTCGGGAATCTGCTGGGATTTTTATGGCAGTTCCGTGTGCG AACCATCCGATGAGGGTGGACTTTACAACATCCTGGCCGACCCGCCTGGAcctgaggaggaagaggaggaggaggaaggagagaCAGCACAGCGGGTCAGAAGGGAGGAGTTTGAATTTGAGCTGTCAGACCGACCGCTGCTGCCGTGCTACACCCTGCAGGTGTCGCCGTCAATGGG TCCTCGGAACTGGCTCCTTCTTGCCGATGTCTTGGCTCGTCTTCGAATGACACCTCGCGCCTTCAACCACCTCTTCCCACATCTCGAAGTTTGCACCATCCCGGAGGCCGAGTTCTACTGCCAGACTTCCCTGTCGCAGCTTCGGACCCATCCTGCTCAACAGGCCTCTTTCAGACCAGATGCCAAGAACTTCCTTGAGTTGGTGGAGGCTACCCCCGAAATGGCCGCCGCGCTTGGCTCCTCCCTCGAATTTGTGGGCAACCGGCAGCGACCGGAAACGGTCCCATCTCCAAGCCTAGccccatcaccatcatcatcaccgacCGTCCCAGTTCTGCCAGAACATGCAACCATAGACGAAGCCTTGCAAGGCCAAAGCCAGCGATGTTCTTCAGTCGCTGCGGTGGAAATGAAGACAGATGCAAGCAAATGGGTCACACACAACCAAGTTGCCCCGAGTCACACTCATCCCAAAGAGGCCGTCAATATGTTGGaagctaaaaataaagattGCGCAAGTCCAGTTTCAAAAACAGACTTTGGTGTTTGGGAAGTGCAGCACTTGCAAAATAGAGTTCCAGTGGGCATAAATTGTGGTAGCAAGGAGAAATTGCAATGTGGAGAAATCTCTGAGAACACGGAGAGGAATCACCATTCTCAAAATGAGGACAGTGAGGGGGTTCCCACAGTAGTTGGCGAAGGGTTTAAGAAAGTTAGTGCAACTGAACAGAAGTGTCCAACCTTGCGTGTCTGCAATGGTCTGACTGTGAAGATGGACGCCGCGTGGAGAAGGAACTTATCAAATGTCAGAGTTCACATCAGGGATTTGGGGATCAAATTTACAAAGGGCCTGACCCCAAGCAATGTGGTGGATTACAGGAAAGTTGTTGACGAGGTCACTGAGACCAAAGTGACTCAATTTAAAAATCAGACAGGCAGATGA
- the LOC144062632 gene encoding uncharacterized protein LOC144062632 isoform X2, which yields MTTDVFTLAREETNATTPTEDKKVDAHAAFWMDPLTSLSIDFKSLIGKNLLSESVLPSGIHPVPADQARPGTSLAPASGYCKNPSPELQKVLVVPTARGKVTSNDKPLDSELNRLSSFLNLPWISPYTDATMYPFLDMAYKASLLAQSSPFIYQQLAYQSLCHMAESGSPEDRLFYFPQYIPTHVSSQSEPDFRIYSSTPAALSFMRTLQGPLAVNTTIHQDTPSSAFHFDECHLNNDRAKSYFPASTKTGSTSNSSSACAPVNNSVPASASVLPPVSTTVESWRNPKRSTASSTELSGFSPFYIDKSSELDSLNQTSISRRNVSSPDHCRAERSMSPARASVDRKVHQIPLDLSAKKMKGSSNGFQSKLDILTQLNYGLQAGDEQRLKEGVFPPAPMLAKSPEFPKAINSLPSTLNLDKDAHLLQNQSLPGTRTFQVGSPSSQGFPKSFHSTKLGRQTVCVANSKQAHTFSGKQKLSKVEGQDNRLNFPKQQQTRVELGSTSRQSQTDSFIPLGLGYSNGYLPYSITDNVSLQHMSIPSKGLGHRHPVLLSHSSGPTHTSTKQNLPRRFDSQGVLSPVSTHRDLKELSNRSLSKTYNVDQNRSQESQQKPSQTKKPDSEHSNTSSKQASNQTLKSFCKQFNMVSDNIVCVDVPFEGVDELSSNHDKDFLASQTAGQQGLQAPTSQPHPRFHTYSSPPPSPSEEISMRDSQSPSQDLPDEETMHCARTCPEQFSKKRQIGAPCGSNSFPGVEHGPDGLDESDDEDQVNRNPSSICASKECSHAFSSTTQFLDSPLVGCSSRSDASVCTSKTTTCGDTPLQVPADGVNTKTESCVSINQSEQNPANDDQIIVLRPPACGRDVSDCLGQDLLLENDHRISIFSEAVKNTEEIMDVQVGEGKDIGTSISIEPVSSSLDGQPKCETEEPCVSLSSALHQEQCKLKENQDDETTVAAGEAELADGQCCDAGGGEGGWMELCQQNEGRGAAPTPSAHVEAQKGTQPSNLPVTPVYHHANNFVDKDGSSTEDQNEESCKEERQGALSTNNTRRNKPSSVMGLKSLDVNMATNRKHMFSLEPFHQSSISGRWMKRRRTEDIGIKKTFNNDATLEDMNGQKGCMELNGPSFKKPRLPNDDVKVPMASSLGLPRSPRQIGSPGLRQPSHVTSSRLQEKHQKLRANRRVSSLPPFSSDDDSNKPTGKHPCKTKHTSEAVEEANEEGGDVEDRMVQVSSDTSSPPPQPNLAVEPLPSELRRLIVNKQAGETPLQHAARLGDEEAVLSCLQLRLCNINNRDNAGYCALHEACTRGWLAIVRHLVEHGADVNCSAQDGTRPLHDAIENNHLEVVRFLLACGADPTLTSFSGRGPINMTKSVAMETFLEEYLADLQGRPEGDSGICWDFYGSSVCEPSDEGGLYNILADPPGPEEEEEEEEGETAQRVRREEFEFELSDRPLLPCYTLQVSPSMGPRNWLLLADVLARLRMTPRAFNHLFPHLEVCTIPEAEFYCQTSLSQLRTHPAQQASFRPDAKNFLELVEATPEMAAALGSSLEFVGNRQRPETVPSPSLAPSPSSSPTVPVLPEHATIDEALQGQSQRCSSVAAVEMKTDASKWVTHNQVAPSHTHPKEAVNMLEAKNKDCASPVSKTDFGVWEVQHLQNRVPVGINCGSKEKLQCGEISENTERNHHSQNEDSEGVPTVVGEGFKKVSATEQKCPTLRVCNGLTVKMDAAWRRNLSNVRVHIRDLGIKFTKGLTPSNVVDYRKVVDEVTETKVTQFKNQTGR from the exons GTGGATGCTCACGCTGCTTTCTGGATGGACCCGCTTACCTCCCTCAGTATAGACTTCAAGTCTCTGATAGGAAAAAACCTCCTTAGCGAAAGTGTTCTCCCTTCAGGTATACATCCTGTCCCTGCAGACCAGGCCCGACCTGGCACATCACTTGCACCAGCTTCTGGATATTGCAAGAACCCCTCGCCAGAGCTGCAAAAAGTACTGGTTGTCCCTACAGCTAGAGGCAAAGTCACATCCAATGACAAGCCTCTGGATTCGGAACTGAATCGTCTCAGCAGCTTCCTGAATCTCCCTTGGATCAGTCCTTACACTGATGCAACCATGTACCCCTTTCTTGACATGGCGTACAAGGCCTCATTACTGGCCCAGTCATCTCCATTCATATACCAGCAGCTAGCATACCAGTCTCTGTGCCATATGGCAGAAAGCGGATCACCCGAAGACAGACTCTTTTACTTCCCCCAGTACATTCCGACACATGTTTCTTCCCAATCAGAGCCTGACTTCAGAATATATTCATCCACCCCAGCTGCCCTCTCATTCATGCGCACATTGCAGGGACCTCTGGCCGTCAACACCACTATCCACCAGGATACTCCATCTTCTGCTTTTCACTTTGATGAGTGCCATCTTAACAATGATCGTGCAAAGTCCTATTTCCCTGCTTCCACCAAGACTGGTTCTACAAGCAACAGTAGCTCTGCTTGTGCCCCAGTTAACAATTCAGTTCCTGCTTCTGCCTCAGTGTTGCCACCAGTATCAACAACTGTTGAGTCTTGGAGGAATCCAAAAAGGAGCACTGCATCGTCAACCGAACTTTCCGGGTTTTCTCCTTTCTACATTGACAAAAGCTCTGAACTAGACTCCTTGAACCAAACCAGCATCAGCCGACGAAACGTCTCTAGCCCAGATCACTGCAGAGCTGAGAGGTCCATGTCACCTGCAAGGGCATCAGTAGACAGAAAAGTGCATCAAATACCTTTAGACCTTTCTGCCAAGAAGATGAAAGGCTCGTCAAACGGGTTCCAGTCTAAATTAGACATCTTAACCCAGCTGAATTATGGACTACAGGCTGGTGACGAGCAACGCCTAAAAGAAGGCGTTTTTCCTCCTGCTCCTATGTTAGCAAAGAGCCCAGAATTTCCAAAAGCAATTAATTCTCTGCCCTCCACTTTGAATTTGGATAAGGATGCACATCTTTTACAAAATCAAAGCTTACCTGGCACAAGAACATTTCAGGTTGGCAGCCCGTCCTCACAAGGATTTCCTAAATCATTCCACTCCACAAAGTTGGGCCGGCAAACAGTGTGTGTGGCAAACAGTAAACAGGCACACACATTCTCTGGAAAACAAAAGCTTTCCAAGGTCGAAGGTcaagacaaccgactaaatttCCCCAAGCAACAACAGACACGTGTGGAACTGGGATCCACTTCCAGACAAAGTCAAACTGACTCTTTTATTCCACTGGGTTTAGGTTACAGCAATGGCTACCTTCCGTACTCGATTACAGACAATGTGTCCTTGCAGCACATGTCCATACCAAGCAAAGGACTTGGCCACCGCCACCCCGTCCTCCTTAGCCACAGCAGTGGTCCAACTCACACGTCTACGAAACAGAATCTTCCACGCAGATTTGATTCACAGGGTGTTTTATCTCCTGTCTCAACTCACAGAGATCTCAAAGAACTCTCAAACAGGTCTCTGTCAAAAACCTACAATGTAGACCAAAACAGAAGCCAAGAAAGCCAGCAAAAGCCAAGCCAGACCAAGAAACCAGATTCCGAGCACAGCAATACTAGCAGCAAACAGGCTTCAAATCAAACCTTAAAATCTTTTTGCAAACAGTTCAACATGGTTAGCGACAACATAGTTTGTGTTGACGTGCCTTTTGAAGGAGTTGATGAGTTATCCTCCAATCACGACAAAGATTTCCTGGCCAGCCAGACCGCAGGGCAACAGGGCTTACAAGCCCCCACATCCCAGCCACATCCTCGTTTTCACACATATTCGTCACCTCCTCCATCTCCCAGTGAGGAGATCTCAATGCGAGATTCTCAAAGTCCATCTCAAGACCTCCCAGACGAGGAGACGATGCATTGTGCCCGAACGTGTCCTGAACAGTTTTCAAAAAAGAGGCAAATTGGAGCCCCATGTGGTTCTAACAGCTTTCCGGGAGTAGAACACGGTCCTGATGGACTTGATGAAAGTGATGACGAGGACCAAGTCAATCGGAACCCCTCAAGTATCTGTGCAAGTAAAGAATGTTCTCATGCCTTCTCCAGTACCACCCAATTCCTGGATAGTCCACTTGTTGGATGCAGCTCTCGTTCAGATGCTTCAGTTTGTACTAGTAAGACAACAACATGTGGGGATACCCCGCTGCAGGTCCCAGCTGATGGAGTCAACACCAAAACTGAGTCATGTGTCTCCATCAACCAAAGTGAACAAAACCCGGCAAATGACGACCAAATCATTGTTCTAAGGCCTCCTGCATGTGGACGCGATGTCAGTGACTGCTTGGGTCAAGATCTTTTGCTGGAAAATGATCACAGAATCAGCATCTTTAGCGAAGCTGTGAAGAACACCGAGGAGATCATGGATGTCCAGGTTGGTGAGGGGAAGGATATCGGCACCAGCATCTCCATAGAACCTGTTTCTAGCTCTTTGGACGGTCAACCAAAATGTGAGACCGAGGAACCTTGTGTTTCCCTGTCCAGCGCGCTTCATCAAGAGCAGTGTAAG CTGAAGGAAAACCAGGATGACGAGACGACGGTGGCAGCAGGGGAGGCTGAGCTGGCAGACGGCCAGTGTTGCGACGCGGGTGGGGGCGAAGGGGGATGGATGGAGCTCTGCCAGCAGAATGAGGGGAGGGGAGCAGCCCCCACTCCTTCAGCCCATGTTGAAGCACAGAAAG GTACACAACCATCAAACCTTCCTGTCACACCTGTGTACCACCATGCCAACAACTTTGTAGACAAGGATGGGTCCTCAACAGAGGACCAAAATGAAGAAAGTTGCAAAGAAGAAAGGCAAGGAGCTCTTTCCACAAACAATACTCGCAGGAACAAACCATCCTCTGTGATGGGCCTCAAAAGTTTGGATGTTAACATGGCGACAAATCGCAAGCACATGTTCAGCCTGGAGCCATTTCACCAGAGCAGTATCAGTGGTCGCTGGATGAAGCGAAGAAGAACGGAAGACATCGGGATAAAAAAGACCTTTAACAATG ATGCGACTCTTGAAGACATGAACGGGCAAAAAGGTTGCATGGAGCTGAATGGCCCCTCCTTCAAAAAGCCCCGCCTACCCAATGATGACGTTAAAG tCCCCATGGCCTCGTCTTTGGGGTTACCTCGTTCCCCAAGACAGATTGGCAGTCCTGGCCTCAGGCAGCCCTCCCACGTGACCTCCTCCCGCCTCCAGGAGAAGCATCAGAAGCTGAGGGCGAACCGCAGAGTCTCGTCACTCCCCCCGTTCTCATCAGATGACGACTCGAATAAGCCCACGGGGAAACATCCATGCAAGACCAAGCACACAAGTGAGGCAGTGGAGGAGGCAAATGAGGAAGGAGGTGATGTAGAGGACAGGATGGTGCAG GTTTCATCCGACACAAGCTCGCCACCTCCGCAGCCAAACCTTGCAGTTGAACCTTTGCCCTCAGAATTGCGTCGTCTAATTGTGAATAAACAAGCAGGAGAAACGCCGCTGCAGCACGCTGCCCGACTAGGAGACGAG GAGGCGGTGCTCTCCTGTCTGCAGCTGAGGCTCTGCAACATCAACAACAGAGACAATGCTGGCTATTGCGCCTTGCACGAGGCCTGCACTCGAGGCTGGCTCGCGATTgtgcgccacctggtggaacaTGGGGCAGACGTCAACTGCAGCGCTCAGGATGGAACCAG GCCGCTACATGACGCTATTGAGAACAACCACCTGGAGGTGGTACGTTTCCTGCTGGCCTGTGGCGCCGACCCTACCCTGACCTCTTTCTCCGGACGAGGACCAATAAACATGACCAAGagtgttgccatggaaaccttCTTAGAAG AATATCTCGCTGATCTCCAGGGAAGGCCGGAAGGTGATTCGGGAATCTGCTGGGATTTTTATGGCAGTTCCGTGTGCG AACCATCCGATGAGGGTGGACTTTACAACATCCTGGCCGACCCGCCTGGAcctgaggaggaagaggaggaggaggaaggagagaCAGCACAGCGGGTCAGAAGGGAGGAGTTTGAATTTGAGCTGTCAGACCGACCGCTGCTGCCGTGCTACACCCTGCAGGTGTCGCCGTCAATGGG TCCTCGGAACTGGCTCCTTCTTGCCGATGTCTTGGCTCGTCTTCGAATGACACCTCGCGCCTTCAACCACCTCTTCCCACATCTCGAAGTTTGCACCATCCCGGAGGCCGAGTTCTACTGCCAGACTTCCCTGTCGCAGCTTCGGACCCATCCTGCTCAACAGGCCTCTTTCAGACCAGATGCCAAGAACTTCCTTGAGTTGGTGGAGGCTACCCCCGAAATGGCCGCCGCGCTTGGCTCCTCCCTCGAATTTGTGGGCAACCGGCAGCGACCGGAAACGGTCCCATCTCCAAGCCTAGccccatcaccatcatcatcaccgacCGTCCCAGTTCTGCCAGAACATGCAACCATAGACGAAGCCTTGCAAGGCCAAAGCCAGCGATGTTCTTCAGTCGCTGCGGTGGAAATGAAGACAGATGCAAGCAAATGGGTCACACACAACCAAGTTGCCCCGAGTCACACTCATCCCAAAGAGGCCGTCAATATGTTGGaagctaaaaataaagattGCGCAAGTCCAGTTTCAAAAACAGACTTTGGTGTTTGGGAAGTGCAGCACTTGCAAAATAGAGTTCCAGTGGGCATAAATTGTGGTAGCAAGGAGAAATTGCAATGTGGAGAAATCTCTGAGAACACGGAGAGGAATCACCATTCTCAAAATGAGGACAGTGAGGGGGTTCCCACAGTAGTTGGCGAAGGGTTTAAGAAAGTTAGTGCAACTGAACAGAAGTGTCCAACCTTGCGTGTCTGCAATGGTCTGACTGTGAAGATGGACGCCGCGTGGAGAAGGAACTTATCAAATGTCAGAGTTCACATCAGGGATTTGGGGATCAAATTTACAAAGGGCCTGACCCCAAGCAATGTGGTGGATTACAGGAAAGTTGTTGACGAGGTCACTGAGACCAAAGTGACTCAATTTAAAAATCAGACAGGCAGATGA